In one Lolium rigidum isolate FL_2022 chromosome 3, APGP_CSIRO_Lrig_0.1, whole genome shotgun sequence genomic region, the following are encoded:
- the LOC124702530 gene encoding polypyrimidine tract-binding protein homolog 1 isoform X1 — MSSSGGGGQQFRYTQTPSKVLHLRNLPWECTEEELVELCKPFGRIVNTKSGVGANRNQAFVEFTDVNQAISMVSYFASSSEPAQIRGKTVYIQYSNRQEIVNNKSPGETAGNVLLVTIEGVQANDVTIDVIHLVFSAFGFVHKIATFEKAAGFQALIQYTDSPTASAAREALDGRSIPRYLLPDHVVSCHLRISFSAHKDLNIKFQSHRSRDYTNPYLPVNSSAIDSTLQPAVGPDGRRVEAEGNVLLASIENMQYAVSVDVLHTVFSAFGVVQKIAIFEKNGGTQALIQYPDVSTATVAKEALEGHCIYDGGYCKIHLSYSRHTDLNVKAHSDKSRDYTIPEGAQQAAPQSAGLPPTSAGWQGNPQAGGPYGPPGVPAQNHNTNGQMPNWNPGNSGYPPAPGNSGYPPAPGNSGYPPAPGQYPGQMYSAPPQYAPSGGFSAPPPPPPHEMHSSQQREMHPSQQMPPAHHGNQQGPAGAPGTGQPPYYHN; from the exons ATGTCGtcatccggcggcggcgggcagcagTTCCGGTACACGCAGACGCCGTCCAAGGTGCTGCACCTGCGGAACCTGCCGTGGGAGTGCacggaggaggagctcgtcgaGCTCTGCAAGCCCTTCGGCCGCATCGTCAACACCAAGTCCGGCGTCGGCGCCAACCGCAACCAGGCCTTCGTCGAGTTC ACCGATGTTAATCAAGCCATTTCAATGGTTTCTTATTTTGCATCATCTTCGGAACCAGCGCAAATTCGAGGAAAAACTGTGTACATTCAGTATTCAAATAGGCAAGAAATAGTTAACAACAAGAGCCCTGGAGAGACTGCTGGAAATGTGTTGCTTGTTACCATAGAGGGTGTTCAAGCTAATGATGTCACCATTGATGTGATCCATTTG GTTTTCTCTGCTTTTGGTTTTGTTCACAAAATAGCCACTTTTGAGAAGGCTGCAGGTTTTCAG GCACTAATCCAGTATACTGATTCGCCCACTGCTTCAGCCGCAAGAGAAGCCTTGGATGGAAGAAGTATCCCAAG GTACTTGCTTCCGGATCATGTAGTATCTTGCCACTTGCGGATATCTTTTTCTGCACATAAGGATTTGAATATTAAGTTCCAATCACACCGCAGCAG AGATTATACCAACCCCTACCTTCCAGTTAACTCCTCTGCCATCGATAGTACATTGCAG CCTGCTGTTGGTCCCGATGGGAGGAGGGTGGAGGCTGAGGGCAATGTTCTTCTTGCGTCAATTGAGAATATGCAATATGCGGTTTCAGTGGATGTTCTCCATACT GTGTTCTCTGCATTTGGCGTAGTCCAGAAAATTGCTATTTTCGAGAAGAATGGTGGAACACAAGCTTTGATTCAGTACCCTG ATGTAAGTACGGCCACAGTTGCGAAGGAAGCATTAGAAGGGCATTGCATCTACGACGGTGGCTACTGTAAGATTCACCTGTCATACTCTCGTCATACTGATCTCAATGTAAAG GCTCACAGTGACAAGAGCAGGGATTACACAATCCCAGAAGGAGCACAGCAAGCAGCACCGCAGTCAGCCGGTCTACCACCTACATCAGCTGGGTGGCAAGGTAATCCTCAAGCAGGTGGACCATACGGACCACCTGGTGTCCCTGCTCAAAACCACAACACCAACGGACAAATGCCAAATTGGAATCCAGGCAACTCAGGGTACCCACCAGCTCCAGGGAATTCAGGGTACCCACCAGCTCCTGGGAACTCAGGGTACCCACCAGCTCCAGGCCAGTATCCTGGCCAGATGTACTCCGCCCCGCCACAGTATGCGCCATCAGGGGGCTTCTCAGcccctcctccgccaccacctcATGAGATGCACTCTTCACAGCAGCGTGAGATGCATCCTTCACAGCAGATGCCACCTGCGCATCATGGAAATCAGCAAGGACCGGCAGGTGCCCCTGGAACTGGCCAACCTCCGTATTACCACAATTAA
- the LOC124702530 gene encoding polypyrimidine tract-binding protein homolog 1 isoform X2, giving the protein MSSSGGGGQQFRYTQTPSKVLHLRNLPWECTEEELVELCKPFGRIVNTKSGVGANRNQAFVEFTDVNQAISMVSYFASSSEPAQIRGKTVYIQYSNRQEIVNNKSPGETAGNVLLVTIEGVQANDVTIDVIHLVFSAFGFVHKIATFEKAAGFQALIQYTDSPTASAAREALDGRSIPRYLLPDHVVSCHLRISFSAHKDLNIKFQSHRSRDYTNPYLPVNSSAIDSTLQPAVGPDGRRVEAEGNVLLASIENMQYAVSVDVLHTVFSAFGVVQKIAIFEKNGGTQALIQYPDVSTATVAKEALEGHCIYDGGYCSQ; this is encoded by the exons ATGTCGtcatccggcggcggcgggcagcagTTCCGGTACACGCAGACGCCGTCCAAGGTGCTGCACCTGCGGAACCTGCCGTGGGAGTGCacggaggaggagctcgtcgaGCTCTGCAAGCCCTTCGGCCGCATCGTCAACACCAAGTCCGGCGTCGGCGCCAACCGCAACCAGGCCTTCGTCGAGTTC ACCGATGTTAATCAAGCCATTTCAATGGTTTCTTATTTTGCATCATCTTCGGAACCAGCGCAAATTCGAGGAAAAACTGTGTACATTCAGTATTCAAATAGGCAAGAAATAGTTAACAACAAGAGCCCTGGAGAGACTGCTGGAAATGTGTTGCTTGTTACCATAGAGGGTGTTCAAGCTAATGATGTCACCATTGATGTGATCCATTTG GTTTTCTCTGCTTTTGGTTTTGTTCACAAAATAGCCACTTTTGAGAAGGCTGCAGGTTTTCAG GCACTAATCCAGTATACTGATTCGCCCACTGCTTCAGCCGCAAGAGAAGCCTTGGATGGAAGAAGTATCCCAAG GTACTTGCTTCCGGATCATGTAGTATCTTGCCACTTGCGGATATCTTTTTCTGCACATAAGGATTTGAATATTAAGTTCCAATCACACCGCAGCAG AGATTATACCAACCCCTACCTTCCAGTTAACTCCTCTGCCATCGATAGTACATTGCAG CCTGCTGTTGGTCCCGATGGGAGGAGGGTGGAGGCTGAGGGCAATGTTCTTCTTGCGTCAATTGAGAATATGCAATATGCGGTTTCAGTGGATGTTCTCCATACT GTGTTCTCTGCATTTGGCGTAGTCCAGAAAATTGCTATTTTCGAGAAGAATGGTGGAACACAAGCTTTGATTCAGTACCCTG ATGTAAGTACGGCCACAGTTGCGAAGGAAGCATTAGAAGGGCATTGCATCTACGACGGTGGCTACT GCTCACAGTGA
- the LOC124702532 gene encoding uncharacterized protein KIAA0930 homolog, whose translation MAAAPSTSSPSGEIPVERSPTVFSSGDGHASPSRAELLSMVKKHSHLIGWTVVEAEDDPSDVEMDDEFWHEMLDLFFVRGRVSKSREEDDLVFFVNSMKMHGYGFNDKMEDPPPFFVRRWAPALEKLINVNSSELDWERSFYLNLVAHTSYTVTVAICRIGDLRNRAEKSKRVPPVYKVSKTVYASPSRVNFRLDRRKAVETVPAYPNICFSVDDFDDPFDAVVLSDPEHCYCVILNAHDGAAFPEETESNNASSNMQSGANSGSSAENPPKRTLFSGFVSYQNVREAYDAGRSKFGSFLSLGQDSTKLDKLFMRGPEGRGEVEVAVSGIADQSREGSKKDPGENFRVLVHRAASAASKLAKHAFEAASANKRLDDELLPLKCCLMSVSLPWDYIAHDLLHKETPPLDF comes from the exons ATGGCAGCGGCGCCTTCCACCTCCTCACCGTCCGGGGAGATCCCCGTCGAGAGATCGCCTACTGTCTTCAGCAGCGGCGACGGCCATGCATCGCCCTCAAG GGCCGAATTGCTTAGCATGGTGAAGAAACATTCACATTTGATTGGTTGGACTGTCGTTGAGGCTGAAGATGATCCATCAGATGTCGAGATGGATGATGAATTCTGGCATGAAATGCTTGATCTTTTCTTTGTGCGTGGTAGGGTGTCAAAGAGCAGGGAAGAGGATGACCTTGTCTTCTTTGTCAATAGCATG AAAATGCATGGCTATGGGTTCAATGATAAAATGGAAGATCCACCTCCCTTTTTCGTCCGGAGATGGGCCCCTGCG CTTGAAAAGCTCATCAATGTTAATTCATCTGAGCTTGATTGGGAACGTTCGTTCTATTTGAATTTAGTCGCTCACACGTCATATACTGTCACAGTTGCAATATGCAG AATTGGGGATCTCCGCAATCGTGCAGAGAAAAGCAAACGGGTGCCTCCAGTTTACAAGGTTTCGAAAACTGTATATGCATCTCCTAGCCGCGTAAATTTCCGTCTTGATCGAAGGAAG GCTGTAGAAACAGTACCTGCATATCCTAACATTTGTTTCTCAGTTGATGACTTTGATGATCCTTTTGATGCGGTG gttttgtcagacCCTGAGCACTGCTACTGTGTGATTCTCAATGCGCATGATGGGGCAGCATTTCCTGAAGAAACTGAATCAAACAATGCCAGTTCAAACATGCAATCCGGGGCCAACTCTGGGAGCAGTGCCGAGAACCCACCAAAG AGAACTCTCTTCTCGGGCTTTGTCAGCTACCAAAACGTTCGTGAAGCTTATGATG CTGGCAGATCCAAGTTCGGGAGCTTCCTCTCACTTGGTCAAGATAGTACTAAACTCGATAAACTTTTCATGAGGGGCCCTGAAGGACGCGGGGAAGTTGAAGTTGCTGTTTCTGGGATTGCAG ATCAGAGCCGTGAGGGATCAAAGAAAGATCCTGGAGAGAACTTCCGGGTTCTTGTTCATAGGGCGGCTTCTGCTGCATCAAAGTTAGCAAAGCATGCCTTTGAGGCTGCTTCTGCAAACAAACGATTGGATGatgagcttcttcctctgaagTGTTGTTTGATGTCAGTATCTCTTCCTTGGGACTACATTGCCCACGACCTGCTGCACAAG GAAACGCCACCATTGGATTTCTGA